The genomic stretch CATGCGATCGTGGGTAAGCGGTTCTTTTCGGCTAACATCTAATTCTACATTTTCATGGATACGATCTTCAAGAAGATCGATCCACTCAAGTCGTCCTTTGTAGTCATCCTCTTTTGCCCTTACCTTAAATTTTCCAATGTAATCCTGTTCCTTGACAGCAATGCGCGCTGCTTCCTTAATCGCGTTAACGATCATACTCGCATTTCTTTTCCTTCCCATTGACAATGTAAGGGACATTGTCTCTGATCCCGTGTCTTCAAGGTTATCAATCCACTTGTTCAGCACTTGATTTTTCCTTAATTTCGATGCGATCTCCGGATTGTCAGGTAAAGCCAACCTAACATCTACTTTTCGTATGATCTGTTGACGTTCCAATTTTTCAAAAGCATCTTCCCCAACGATTGCTAAGAACTCTAACAGGATCTCCTTAGTCAAACCTTTGCTGTCCTTATATAGCTTTCGCATGTATTGATTGAATCCTTCAATGCGAACGCCATAGTAATTCCGTTGGTATAAAATAACATTTGTGTTTTCGTTGTACATAAAACTTGTTTCCTCACCAATTCCTTGGTCAGGATTCAATCCGAGATCTTCGAGCCCAGCTTGACCTTTTGTTGCTTTTTTCGGAAGGAAATCCATTCGGATCTTTACAAGGTGTCCAAGCCAATTTCCATCGGTCAAGCGTTCTATTTTTTCAAGTCGGATCGGGTAGTCCTTCACATTAAACTCACGATCCTCCAGATTTGCGGCTTTGGCTACCTCCAGCATTTTCTTAAACTTTACCCCAGAAGGCAATGAAACTCTGTAAAAGTCAATCAGAATCGATCTGTTTGCCATATTCGAGTTAACACCTCTTGTACAATGATTTTCTATAATAATACAAGTTAGTTAACCACGAAGCAATGATCATTTTTGTTTATGAATTTTATTCTGACAAGAACTGCATACTCATACTAAATTGCTCAGTGTCAGCCCCAGTTCCCATACATCCTATTTATTCGGGTCAAGTCACCTCCTTTCAAATTCACAGTGATTGGGAATATAGAGATAGGCTCTATTCAGTCAAAAAAAGAGCTCCCTTGATGGAGTGCCCATTTTTTCCTCAATCTAATTCACTTAGAATAGTTTCGTACTCAATTTTTTTCTCGCTATTGTCCTCAAAAAACTTAGTTACCTTATCTACAAATTTTGACCCCGTTATTTGTAGGATATCTCGCAATTCCTCAACTACATATTTGTCAAATTCCATTTCGCTTAGAGCTGAAAGAATCATTTCAGAATTACGGTCAGCGTACATTTTATTGTTTTTGTTCTTTTTTGAAAGTCGCTTCTTCATAAACACGTACTCCCGGTAGTGTTCCAGGAAGTTTATTTGTTTTAAAACAAGATACTGTATATCTGTTGGTGGAGTTTTCGGTAGATTCTTCATTAGTTTGACGATAAATTCTGAATAATTAAGTTCATCTAGCAGTTGCTTTCCGATAATGCTACACACTACTCCCCAAGTATTTGGTCCTCGATGTCTTTTCTCGAACATATAACTTACCCAGAATTCTCTTAACCGCTGTGAAGAATTAGCAACTGCATTAATCTTGTCCGGGTGAGAATGAATAAACATCACCATATCAACCTCGTCCAACCAAAGCACATTAGACAAAGCATCAGACAATTCACAATCCCGTAAGTCAAAAATATCGTTAATAAACGAATGGAATCTATCATCAAGATAATAATCTTCATCTAACTCGGCAATAACTTTCACCATATCTTTAAAAAAATCTTCAAATTGGTGTTTTTGAACACTCGATCGAATTTGACTCACAAGATGACTGTGACCTTTAAGTCTAGATGTTTTCGTGAAGTCGAAATGATCCTTAATTTCCTGAAGTAGCACCTCTTTACTTCCAGGAAACACAAATTTCGGAAGATTCGATATTAAAAACAACCAGAAAGATTCAACGTATGCATAATCAATCGAGTTAGATTTTGCATGTGCAGAATCATTTCTTCTAGCTCGCCAGAAACTAACCTGATCTCTCACATCGCTAGGTATATCAAACATTGGTTTTTTTTTATTTTCGATATAACCCTTAAGATGAGTATCCCAAATATCATCGTTAACCAGTTTTCGCCTTACATCTTCCCATTCTTGTTCGGCATAACCATTTGGTGGTACTTTTGTCCCTAAAATCCTGTATCTTAAAACGGAAGAAAAGAACAGAAATGAATAAAGTAACGCAGCTCTGTAAGCCCCTGCTTTATAACAAAGGATCGACTCCCCCATTAATAGTTTCGACTCGGTGTCGAAACTATGTTCAGTTACCCATTCCTCAATGCGCATTGGTCTCAAAACACTATCCCCTTTCATATAAATTATACAATAACATATTATTAACATCAACTGATTATCACTTATTATTTAGACCACTTGCTTTGCTCTGCTGATCAATCTGCAAGTGGTCTTTCCATCGTTTACTCCCTCTGGCGACAGTTTACCCTTTCTGCTTAAACTGGAACAGAAGCATACCAAACTCCAAAAGTTGATCAAAGCCATGGCGTGGTTTTGAAAACAACGACTTCATCTTTTGTCATGAAGACGGAAGATTCTTTGATCCAGACAAAATCAGCAACTGGTTTAAGAAGATCATGGAGTAGCTAGGTTGGAGGTATCGGCTTCACGATATCCGTCACCCACACGCTTGCTAGTTGATCATGGACAACGTGCACAGCCACCGGATGGGTCACTCTTCCACATCGTTCACAATGGACGTATACGGACACCTCATCTCTGGACATGCAAGAGGCGGCTGCAAAAACTCTGTACAAAAGCACAAAAAACAGGTCGATTAGCGCATTTCGTTAGCAACAAACCAAAAAACCACCAAGAAAGCCTTGTAACATCAAGGTTTTCTTGGTGGTTTTCGAACGTTCTAGCGTGACTTTCAGTCCCCTATCTAACGGGTCTGCCATTGTTACTGACGATTGAAAGGATGTGAGAACGTGGGAACAATTCCTTTCAGTCCCCTACATAACGGGTCTGCCATTGTTACGAACGATAACCAGTCAATTCTAAAGTCTAGCAGCTCATCTTTCAGTCCCCTACATAACGGGTCTGCCATTGTTACCGACCGAATCGAGCACAGAAAAAACGAGGCGTAGCAAGGCTTCACGCGCCCTTTGATTCGGACTGCATCTTGCATTTTTTCGAGGATCGACTTTTTGCTTCAAAACAGGGGGGGATCCTCGAAACAGGTGTTTTCCTGAATTTATTGTTTCCCTCCTCAGTATACCGTATTCCTCCAATGGATAGAATATTTAAGTTTACCTTGCACATCCACTCGATAAATCCCCAACCCTTCCTCGCGGTGCGCTTGTGTCTGGCGAGGAATACCTACTACTTCACGCAGAGCATTTAGAGCGTACTTGAAACACTTGAGCAGGCCGTCGATATTCGCACCACGCCAAAAAACTCCTCATAAGTTCGAGGACAAGCTGTGCGACTGCCAGTGTCAACTTACCCTAGCATCATACGGACTTTGGAAAATGGTCAAGAACTTCGATACCGTCTTCGATCAAATAAGCATTTAATTTTGTTGAACGCTCGCTCCCCTTCTTCAAATACATGTTTCTCTGTTTATCGCATAATGAAATTGCAGAATGTCGCGGCGTAAAAGTGCAGACTTTGCCCGCGACATTTTGGCATAAAAAAAGCACTTGCCAACATCGATCTACTAACTTACCCTACGGTTTGCGACGACCAAGGGGGATCGAGAGGATGTTGAAAGTGCCTGAACAACAGTATATCAAATTTTTGCGCGAACACGAAGGGTGTTCGATAACCGAAATTGCAGAACGAATGAACTTGAATTGGCGAACTGCCAAAAAATATGCGGACAAAGACGATTGGAACGAGACGGTGGGAAAACGATTCGGTCGTTACCCAGTTCTCGGTCCGTTTCTCGAAATCATAGATACGTGGCTATTGGAGGACGAGGCTCTTCCCCGCAAACAGCGCCACACCGCTCGGCGGATCTTTAACCGTCTCAAAGCGGAGTATGAATTTACTGGTGGCGAACGAACGGTACAGGAGTACGTGGCTAAATGGCGGGCGGCTTACGCCCATGACCGAGCGAAGAGCTACGAACGGCTGGAGCATCCAGGTGGCGAAGCCCAGGTAGACTTTGGAACCGTACAGGTTGCGCAGAACGGGAGGCTCGTGGAACGTAAGATTCTTACCGCGTCCTTCCCATTTAGCAATGCGGCCTTCGCTTTCCCCGTTCCATCTGAGAATGGCGAGTGCTTTCTCGAAGCCTTGAAGCGGCTGTTCGGACAAATGGGCGGAGTACCGCGACGCATCTGGTTCGATAACCTCGCGGCTGCGGTTGCATCTATCGAGAAAAACGGAGAACGAAAGCAAACTGATGCGTTCACAAGGTTCTGTGCTCATTACCGCTTCGAGCCTGTCTTTTGTAATGTGGCGAGAGGCAACGAGAAAGGCAATGTAGAGAACAAGGTTGGTTACGGAAGGCGGAACTGGTGTGTCCCGATCCCAGTCATTCAATCGCTCGATGAACTCGCAGTACATCTTGAAATGGAGGCACTGGAGGATCGTCAGCGCATTCACTATTCGAAGAAGGAGAAAGTGGACGATCTATGGCGACAGGAGCAGAAAATGCTCTATTCCCTGCCGCTTGAACCGCTAGAGGTATTTCGTTTGGATACAGGTCGATTGAACAAATTTCGTGAACTGTCGTTCGAGAACATCAAGTACCCACTCCCGCAATGCAAGGCAGAGCAGCGCGTGTTGCTCAAGATTAAGTGGGATCTGATCGAGGTATTGGACGAGTCGTACAGCAAAATCTTCGAGTTCCCTCGGCCTTATACGGACAAGACGATGGAGATCGAGTGGAGAGCTGTGTTAGATGGACTCAAGCGACGCCCTCGCTCCGTCAGATATTCGACTTTTGTGTCGATGATGCCAGAAACACTGAAACACTTCCTGAGGGAAGTTGAGTCGGAGACGTGCAAGGCACGCCTGTCCCTTGTGAGGCGTTTGTTGGAGAACTACACGATGGGGGAGATCGCTAAAGGCCTGCACGAACTCATGCCTTGGGATTCTCGCGTCGAAACAGCGTTGGAGCACGCTTTGTACAAACAACGATATCCCGAGTTTCATCCTGAACCGTTCCAAGAGGTACACACCCCATCGAAGATTCAAGGCTATCATCCAGGTGACTTGGCCAATTACAACGATCTGTTGGGGGTGACATTATGAATCGAAAAATGTTGGCGCAGGCGTGCAAAACGCTCCATCTGGCACATGTAATGAACCACTACGAATCGGTTCCGTTCGAGAGTCGTACTGACTTCTTGCTGGCAATCCTGCAGTCAGAGATCCAAGGACGTGAGTCCAGTAAAATGAAGAGATTGATGAAGCGCGCCGGATTCCCTCAATTGAAAACGTTCGAAGGATACAACTTTGAGGAGATCACGTTTCCGAATCATTGCACGGAGCAGTCTCTACGTGAGCTTAACTTCCTGAAACATAAAGAGAACATCTTGATGTTGGGAAAGGTGGGAACTGGGAAAACCCATCTGGCAATTGCGTTAGGGGTGGAAGCCTGTCGGCAGGGGCTTGATGTGAGGTTTTATCGCGTCTCGGAGCTTGTCGCCAAATTGCAGGAAAGACATGCGAGCGGGACGCTGACGAGATTTCAAAAAGAACTGATGAAGTGCGATCTGTTGATTTTGGATGAGGTGGGCTTCGTGCCGTTTCACCAAACGGGTGCTGAACTTCTGTTTCACGTTATCTCGGAATGCTACGAGCAGCGAAGTCTCATAGTGACCTCCAATCTGGAGTTTGGGCAATGGAACAGCGTGTTTGGTGATACTAGATTAACGAAAGCGCTGGTGGATCGTTTAGTTCACCACGCGCACATCCTGAGTTTTACGGGCGAGAGTTATCGCTTGCGTCATGCTCTGTCGAGCATAAATTCATGAATTTCGATGTTGGCGGTGCTATGCACAAAATGGCCGCGATACTCTGCACTTTTCAGTTGCGAAACACAGTTTCTCCTTGTATGTATGAGCCGAGGGGATTCAAAGCTCCCCACGACCCCACTTCAAAAGCACGGTTGCATTTTCACACATTTATTACTGGCGCAACGAGTGCTACATGCCGATAAACGTATTTTTGCTAAAAGGACCCCAATTTGCGTCATCAAAACCTCTCCGTCCCTCTTCATTCACAAAACAAGGGAGTACGTGATGCATAAGACCCGTTATGGCATTCAATCGAAAGGTCATGACGAATCTCATTTTCGAATCATCGACAGGTCGAATGATTGCGGAATCCGGACGTACCGAGTTGGAATCGGTCAGCTCATAGTCCATCCCCTCTGTTGAGATCCCTGTGGG from Tumebacillus algifaecis encodes the following:
- the istB gene encoding IS21-like element helper ATPase IstB, with product MNRKMLAQACKTLHLAHVMNHYESVPFESRTDFLLAILQSEIQGRESSKMKRLMKRAGFPQLKTFEGYNFEEITFPNHCTEQSLRELNFLKHKENILMLGKVGTGKTHLAIALGVEACRQGLDVRFYRVSELVAKLQERHASGTLTRFQKELMKCDLLILDEVGFVPFHQTGAELLFHVISECYEQRSLIVTSNLEFGQWNSVFGDTRLTKALVDRLVHHAHILSFTGESYRLRHALSSINS
- a CDS encoding DUF6731 family protein; its protein translation is MANRSILIDFYRVSLPSGVKFKKMLEVAKAANLEDREFNVKDYPIRLEKIERLTDGNWLGHLVKIRMDFLPKKATKGQAGLEDLGLNPDQGIGEETSFMYNENTNVILYQRNYYGVRIEGFNQYMRKLYKDSKGLTKEILLEFLAIVGEDAFEKLERQQIIRKVDVRLALPDNPEIASKLRKNQVLNKWIDNLEDTGSETMSLTLSMGRKRNASMIVNAIKEAARIAVKEQDYIGKFKVRAKEDDYKGRLEWIDLLEDRIHENVELDVSRKEPLTHDRMSRELIKVWGEREEEINALFLIR
- the istA gene encoding IS21 family transposase, with translation MLKVPEQQYIKFLREHEGCSITEIAERMNLNWRTAKKYADKDDWNETVGKRFGRYPVLGPFLEIIDTWLLEDEALPRKQRHTARRIFNRLKAEYEFTGGERTVQEYVAKWRAAYAHDRAKSYERLEHPGGEAQVDFGTVQVAQNGRLVERKILTASFPFSNAAFAFPVPSENGECFLEALKRLFGQMGGVPRRIWFDNLAAAVASIEKNGERKQTDAFTRFCAHYRFEPVFCNVARGNEKGNVENKVGYGRRNWCVPIPVIQSLDELAVHLEMEALEDRQRIHYSKKEKVDDLWRQEQKMLYSLPLEPLEVFRLDTGRLNKFRELSFENIKYPLPQCKAEQRVLLKIKWDLIEVLDESYSKIFEFPRPYTDKTMEIEWRAVLDGLKRRPRSVRYSTFVSMMPETLKHFLREVESETCKARLSLVRRLLENYTMGEIAKGLHELMPWDSRVETALEHALYKQRYPEFHPEPFQEVHTPSKIQGYHPGDLANYNDLLGVTL